The following proteins come from a genomic window of Henningerozyma blattae CBS 6284 chromosome 4, complete genome:
- the TAF11 gene encoding TATA-binding protein-associated factor TAF11 (similar to Saccharomyces cerevisiae TAF11 (YML015C); ancestral locus Anc_5.546), translated as MADPQGPLDVIPLNNYPPILTIANYISIKQMINQILSEDNEYVNWKLKNLRTGGTMNNYINEYKEKINQMNENGMNIKLIKYNSDLQELKDRRIRKKCHKQRKRERRLAMEKQKLMKDNIPSNDKQDIPQIIEPYRYEKINKIPDGLIFPRDIYEKENDKSKYFNSISDNNMNGSSIANDNSSNIVNGVSNNNNGYIFQTEEDSSNEKLNEDEKYKLLINNLDNEQTNRFEVFHRTSLNKTQIKKLANTVTNQNITENIRVFLQAIGKMYIDDLIEISMEVRNKWLIGKMIIQFDYKKKIGNRLKKFLKKLTILVARSSTSLANTNNNGTLGKENEEENNDNKRIFESEDSVNEEESDSFFEDEKEDYIVVTKGNLLLKHKENNHLVREELIKYYNDLVVQFNKLDVSIEKYNNSPLLPEHIREGWRIYQLQSETFTKAQWRHQGERDGMMFR; from the coding sequence ATGGCAGATCCACAAGGTCCTTTAGACGTTATTCCACTGAATAATTACCCGCCAATCCTAACGATTGcaaattatatttcaattaagCAAATGATTAATCAGATATTAAGTGAAGATAATGAATATGTAAATTGGaaactgaaaaatttaagaacAGGTGGTAcaatgaataattatatcaatgagtataaagaaaagattaatCAGATGAATGAGAATGGaatgaatattaaattaattaaatataattcagACTTACAAGAACTTAAAGATCGTCGAATTCGTAAAAAGTGCCataaacaaagaaaaaggGAAAGACGATTAGCTATGGAAAAgcaaaaattaatgaaagaTAATATACCAAGTAATGATAAGCAGGATATTCCACAGATAATTGAACCATATCgttatgaaaaaataaataaaataccaGATGGCTTAATTTTCCCAAGagatatatatgaaaaGGAGAATGATAAAAGTAagtattttaattcaataagcgataataatatgaatggCTCATCTATAGCTAATGATAATAGTAGCAATATTGTTAATGGGgtaagtaataataataatggatatattttccaaaCGGAAGAAGATAgttcaaatgaaaaattaaatgaagatgaaaaatataaattgttaattaacaatttagataatgaaCAAACAAATAGATTTGAAGTATTTCATAGAACGTCATTAAACAAGACTCAGATTAAGAAATTAGCTAATACAGTTActaatcaaaatatcaCTGAGAACATTCGAGTCTTTTTACAAGCCATTGGTAAGATGTATATTGATGacttaatagaaatttCTATGGAAGTAAGAAATAAATGGTTAATAGGTAAAATGATCATTCAATTTGattataagaaaaaaattggaaatagattaaagaaatttttaaaaaaattaacaatcTTGGTGGCAAGATCATCTACATCACTTGCGAATACAAATAACAATGGTACTCttggaaaagaaaatgaagaagagaATAACGACAACAAACGGATATTTGAATCGGAAGATAGTGTAAATGAGGAAGAAAGTGATTCATTTTTCGAAGATGAGAAAGAAGATTATATTGTAGTAACCAAAGGGAATTTGCTATTAAAGCATAAGGAGAATAATCATTTGGTAAGAGaggaattaattaaatattataatgaCTTGGTAGTTCAGTTTAACAAGTTAGACGTTAGTATTgagaaatataataatagtcCTTTGCTGCCTGAACACATTCGTGAAGGTTGGAGGATATATCAATTACAAAGCGAAACTTTCACTAAGGCACAATGGAGGCATCAAGGTGAAAGAGATGGTATGATGTTTCGCTGA
- the GPI17 gene encoding GPI-anchor transamidase GPI17 (similar to Saccharomyces cerevisiae GPI17 (YDR434W); ancestral locus Anc_5.545), with translation MSSTYSIRKLTAIACVALYLFVGFPLWYKLTTIYRADLPYETIDTLHSNIFKDFKMAIPVYINSAGIRSENLIDGIQTQINTELNEFGINWNIQLNDLTNDKLNPMEDYVIDFKIDDSIESSTIVTNFNSTFSTILLNSNFDIKQNFKNLSDLILHNLFELEYQHFQSISTLNNNDAISITYNPNVHLSLSLLSGDGYPIVWEIDKALRKTFNPLRKLLSPLVNFTIDTDIIYYNDLNLHSLNQLNNIKTDNKTNNPKIDISHTIDLSELSYMNYFNEPIALNLVILFPSILTSPDGLLFINNSTQTLESTQVNKELTKHYGNWESFLVPQWGVLIINKYALSEYSYLNEEFLAPIINDFTKDLFKLLGYMNPNENDLDSPILTINSFKRIHLLQNLFKAIETLKSLTKLTKQFEQMSIPKNVLNDVKQTLNIRDEIISALKINAENNDTINWEGLLSQSNQMIKLSESAFFNGEMVQQNFFPQEHKIAVYLPMLGPLTMMIFTSLFKIFKEKPIDENIMKEIKEDDEKFNQREKIEITDSNIDQQESVILSIKEDNDDIQLNEKKAHLDDDEQNIENVNMKDDD, from the coding sequence ATGTCTTCTACATATTCCATCAGAAAACTAACAGCTATAGCATGTGTAGCTCTATATCTCTTTGTTGGTTTCCCATTATGGTATAAGTTGACCACTATTTATAGAGCAGATTTACCATATGAAACTATTGACACGTTGCATTCGAAcatatttaaagatttcaaaATGGCTATACCAGTGTATATTAATTCAGCAGGCATCAGGtcagaaaatttaatagatGGTATTCAAACTCAGATTAATACTGAATTAAATGAGTTTGGAATTAATTGGAATATTCAGTTGAATGATCTTACAAATGATAAACTAAATCCAATGGAAGATTATGTGATCgattttaaaatagatGATTCTATTGAATCTTCAACAATTGTAACTAACTTTAATTCAACTTTTTCCACAATTTTACtcaattctaattttgatattaagcaaaatttcaaaaatttgtCAGACTTAATCCTGCATAACTTATTTGAGTTAGAATATCAACATTTCCAATCTATCTCTAccttaaataataatgatgctATTTCTATTACTTATAATCCAAATGTTCATTTAAGTTTAAGTTTGTTGTCAGGTGATGGTTATCCAATTGTATGGGAGATTGATAAAGCTTTGAGAAAAACTTTTAATCctttaagaaaattattatcaccTTTAGTGAATTTTACAATAGATAcagatattatttattataatgatttgaatttacattctttgaatcaattgaataatattaagaCCGATAATAAGACTAATAATCCTAAGATTGATATTTCTCATACCATTGATTTATCCGAATTGTCTtatatgaattattttaatgaaCCAATTGCATTAAATTTAGTCATACTTTTCCCAAGCATATTAACCTCGCCAGATggcttattatttattaacaatTCGACTCAAACTTTGGAATCCACACAAGTTAATAAGGAATTAACTAAACATTATGGGAATTGGGAAAGTTTCTTAGTTCCACAATGGGGagtattaattattaacaaaTATGCTTTAAGCgaatattcatatttaaatgaagaatttttagCACCAATCATTAATGATTTTACTAAAgatttgtttaaattattaggtTATATGAatccaaatgaaaatgatttagaTTCTCCAATTTTAACaatcaattcttttaaaagaatacaTCTATTACAAAACTTATTTAAAGCTATTGAAACTTTGAAATCATTAACAAAATTAACAAAGCAATTTGAGCAAATGTCCATACCtaaaaatgttttaaatgatgttaaacaaactttaaatattagagatgaaattattagcGCGTTGAAAATTAATgcagaaaataatgataccATCAATTGGGAAGGTTTATTGTCTCAAAGTAATCAAATGATTAAATTATCTGAATCTGCATTTTTTAATGGTGAAATGGTTCAACAAAATTTCTTCCCACAGGAACATAAAATCGCTGTTTATTTACCAATGTTAGGGCCATTAACAATGATGATCTTTACTTcactttttaaaatatttaaagagaAGCCAATTGATGAGAACATaatgaaagaaattaaagaagatgatgaaaaatttaatcaaagggaaaagattgaaattacagattcaaatattgatcAACAAGAAAGTGTTATTTTAAGCATAAAAGAAGATAACGATGATATACagttaaatgaaaaaaaagcgcatttagatgatgatgaacaAAACATAGAGAATGTCAACATGAAAGATGATGATTAA